The Anolis carolinensis isolate JA03-04 chromosome 1, rAnoCar3.1.pri, whole genome shotgun sequence genome window below encodes:
- the tmem258 gene encoding transmembrane protein 258, with translation MELETMSRYTSPVNPAVFPHLTVVLLAIGMFFTAWFFVYEVTSTKYTRDIYKELLISLVASLFMGFGVLFLLLWVGIYV, from the exons ATG GAGCTTGAGACGATGAGCAGGTACACCAGTCCGGTGAACCCGGCTGTCTTTCCGCATCTCACCGTGGTGCTCTTGGCCATCGGCATGTTTTTCACAGCCTGGTTCTTCGT TTATGAAGTGACCTCTACTAAGTATACTCGGGATATTTACAAGGAACTACTCATCTCTCTGGTGGCTTCACTCTTTATGGGCTTTGGCGTACTCTTCTTGCTGCTTTGGGTTGGAATCTATGTGTGA
- the fen1 gene encoding flap endonuclease 1 gives MGIHGLAKLIADIAPAAIRENDIKSYFGRKVAIDASMSIYQFLIAVRQGADMLQNEEGETTSHLMGMFYRTIRMVENGLKPVYVFDGKPPQLKSGELAKRIERRTEAEKQLQEAKEAGEEENVEKFSKRLVKVTKQHNEECKKLLTLMGIPYVDAPGEAEASCAALVKANKVYAAATEDMDCLTFGSPVLMRHLTASEAKKLPIQEFHLSRVLQDLSLTQEEFVDLCILLGCDYCESIRGIGPKRAVELIKQHKSIEKIIQQIDTKKYSLPENWLHKEAQQLFLEPEVIDAEAVELKWSEPNEEELVNFMCGEKQFNEERIRNGVKRLNKSRQGSTQGRLDDFFKITGSITSAKRKEPEPKGSAKKKARGSGSATSKFKRGK, from the coding sequence ATGGGAATCCATGGTTTGGCCAAATTGATTGCGGATATTGCTCCTGCTGCCATTCGAGAGAATGACATTAAGAGTTATTTTGGTCGGAAGGTGGCCATTGATGCTTCTATGAGCATTTATCAGTTCCTGATTGCTGTACGGCAAGGGGCTGATATGCTACAGAACGAAGAAGGGGAGACCACAAGCCACCTGATGGGCATGTTCTACCGCACCATCCGTATGGTAGAAAACGGCCTCAAGCCTGTCTATGTCTTTGATGGCAAGCCCCCACAGTTAAAGTCTGGTGAATTGGCTAAGCGCATAGAGCGCAGAACTGAAGCAGAGAAGCAGCTTCAAGAAGCCAAAGAGGCAGGCGAGGAGGAAAATGTTGAAAAATTCAGTAAAAGGCTAGTTAAGGTCACCAAGCAGCACAACGAGGAGTGCAAGAAGCTACTGACCTTGATGGGCATTCCTTATGTGGATGCACCTGGTGAGGCTGAAGCTAGCTGTGCTGCCCTGGTGAAAGCGAATAAGGTGTATGCCGCTGCAACTGAAGATATGGATTGCTTGACCTTTGGAAGCCCTGTGCTAATGCGACATCTTACAGCCAGTGAGGCAAAAAAATTGCCCATTCAGGAATTCCACCTGAGCCGTGTTCTCCAGGACCTGAGCCTGACTCAGGAGGAGTTTGTGGACCTTTGCATATTGCTGGGTTGTGACTACTGTGAGAGCATCCGTGGCATTGGACCCAAACGTGCTGTGGAGCTCATCAAGCAGCACAAGAGCATAGAAAAGATAATTCAGCAGATAGATACCAAGAAGTACTCCCTGCCTGAGAACTGGCTGCACAAAGAGGCGCAACAGCTCTTCTTGGAGCCAGAAGTCATAGACGCAGAAGCTGTGGAGTTGAAATGGAGCGAGCCAAATGAGGAAGAGCTTGTTAATTTCATGTGTGGGGAGAAGCAGTTCAATGAGGAAAGAATCCGTAATGGAGTCAAGAGACTGAACAAGAGCCGACAGGGCAGCACTCAGGGCCGACTTGACGACTTCTTCAAGATTACAGGTTCCATCACTTCAGCCAAGCGCAAAGAGCCAGAGCCCAAGGGATCTGCCAAAAAGAAAGCAAGGGGTAGTGGCTCTGCAACATCAAAGTTTAAGAGAgggaaataa